The Methyloprofundus sedimenti genome includes the window CAAAGGAAAACAATACCTATTACTCGGTATGCCGCTAAATCGTGATTCTGAGCGTATGGTCATGAGTGATATTACTTATGGAGCAATGGAATCTAAAAGAGGCTGGGTACTCAATAAATCGCCAACGCCTAAAGAAGTGCGTTACTGTGCGAAAATTGGCCTGGAAATTATTGATATGGATGTCAAAGAATTTCTTGAATGCGTGAGCTATGCTAAAGAACTTGAACCAAGTGCTTAATGCTTCCGTTATAGTCTCGTGTAACCTGAGTTCGGGATAAGAAATCCAGATAGTTTGTAGTGTAGGATGGGCGGAGCAAAACGCAAAGCCATCAACGATAGGCGCGGTGTTTATTCAATTGTCAAATTGGCACTTTGTTTGATGTTTTTTTGCGATAAAAGCAGCGTCGGGACGTGCGGCCCACCCTACTTCCAATATTAAACATCGCCGCTGTTTTTTATCCTGAACTGAGGTGAGCGCATACCTTTGTGCCTCTCTAAAAATAGGCAATAGATACCCTACTCTGATATTGCAATCTTTAAAAACCCTATATTTGTTAAGTTATATTACATGAGCCAAAAATGATCTATACTTATTATTCACCTAAGGCTAATCTAATTAACCCATGCCGAATATCACTCAATATGGACATAGTACTAATTTAATTGGCTTATCGCCTGCCTATATTGCTAGTCTGGCTTTTAATGACCAGCCTGAGTCATTACATATTGCAGGTACTCGGGAAGCCGCCACCGGTTTATTTGAAAAATTAAGCACGCAAACCACCCTCTTAGCCTGTGGCCATCTCTTTCAAGATTATATGTGTGTCGTCTTTGGCTTTGAAACCGAACAGAGATTACACAACGATTCTTCAGGGAGACGGCGCTATAAAAGCAGCTATCTCACACTTATTCAGGATTGGGGCCTGGATTCAAACAATGCCCAGGGTGCAGTATTTAAAGGCTGGGTAGAAAGTCGATTTGGCCTGTTCCCCACTTATCATAAAGAAAATATAGCCAGTTTTATCGGTAAAACCTGGGCGTCCTATATTGAAGAAAAAATGAATTGCCGCTATCACAATAACTGCATCTATATGCAACTTGACCTGCTCTACGAATTTTGTCAGTGGATCATTGAACACTTTCAATTTCCCGCGGAAAAATATAAAACCCTCTACCGCGGAGTTAATTCCTTAGATGAGTATGTCTTAATTAATATTGATGGCACGCCGCATAAAACCTTCCGGTTCAACAACATCTCTTCTTTTACCGATAAGCACAGCATTGCCTCCGAATTTGGTGCTTATATACTTGAAGTAGAAGTGCCCATGGTTAAACTGGTTTTTTTTAATGAACTGCTGCCTCGCCATGCCTTGCATGGTGAAGCTGAATATCTGGTGATTGGCGGTGATTACCGGGTAAAAATAACACGTTAAGGCATAAAAATGACAACAGAACCCTATTTAAACCATGCATTATCTGCCTATCTGGGATTTGCCTGTGGTGATGCCCTGGGTGCTACGGTGGAATTTATGTCACCCAAGCGTATTCAAAAACACTACGGAGTACACAAGGATATTATCGGCGGGGGCTGGCTTGGCCTTGAAGCAGGTCAAGTGACCGATGATACGCAGATGTCACTGGCTCTCGGACAGGCACTTATTGAGCATCAAGGCTGGAATATTGCAGCGGTTGCAGATAACTTCGTCGCCTGGCTGGACTCTGATCCACCCGATATTGGCGATACCTGCCAACGCGGTATTCTACGTTATCGTGACCAAGGGGAATTATTTGGCTCAATAAGAGTCGATGATGCCGGCAACGGTGCCTGTATGCGTAATCTACCCGTTGCACTGGCAACATTGAATAGCCCATATTATTTTACCGAGTGGAGCTTGCAACAAAACCATATCACCCATAATAACCCTTTATCTGATGCCGCTACTTTGTCTTTAGGACGCATGGTGCAACACCTGGTTAAAGGCGGTAATCTCTCGGACTGTCAGCAAGAGGCAGCTAAACTCATCTGGCAATATCCTGAATTTGGCTACACCCCCTACCCGGGTAGGGCTTCTGCCTACATTGTGCATACGCTGCAAACGGTTTTACATTATTTTTTCACGACTGATAATTTTGAAGACTGCCTGATAGCGACGGTGAATCAAGGGGATGATGCGGATACCACAGGCGCATTGGTAGGTATGCTTGCCGGTGCCAGATATGGATTAGCATCAATACCGCAACGCTGGCTAGAACGACTGAATAAAAATGTTAGTGAACAAATACATATACAAAGTAAAAAGCTATTACAACTATCCAAAACATTTGAGCCAGGTGGCCCGAACAGCTAGATTGCACCTAGCTACCTTTCCCGATCGATTTGTAGTGGTCAACTATCTCTCGATTTGGCTAGAGCTTCCTTCAGATTCCACATTGGCTCCCAATAACTAGCAAAAAGAGCAAAAAGGGGTCGTAGCTGTTTACAGAAAATAATTTACAGCCTCTTTACTGAGAAAATTCAACGGTAGCTATGGGGCCAGACTGTGTGAAAACTCAAAACCGTCTAGAAAAACAGGCATGTTGTCATCCGACCTTAGCAGGAATCCTGAATCATGGACCAAACACGAAGTATAGAACTGAACTGATAATACAGACAATCCGGCTATTTTTTTAGTCGTCCAGAAACTTGATACACTTTATATTCAACACGTTTTGCAGTTTGCTGGAGTAAATCAGGGGCAGATTCGAAAACACTTTCAACACAGACTAATTCAATATCAAAATTTTCCGAATATAAGTTATTAATTTCTTCATCTACACCTAATGCCTGACTCAAAGTTTGATTTTCTTCTGCATCCTCCGTCGTCAGTAAAAAAATGATGGCAGTTTCTGGTACGATTAATCTTAACTGGACAATATAACGTTGGCGAATATCTTCGGGTAAAGCAGTCAGTGCTGCTAGATCATAAACAGCATCAAATACGCCTAATTCCAGCGGGGTCAGAGAGAAATAATCACCGCATAAAATACTGAGTTTGCCATGTTTCCAGAGCGTGAATTTACCTACTCGCTGTTTAACAGGTTTCAAGTGATTCTCCAGAAAGAAAGCACGCACGGCAACGGGGCTTAATTCGACACCTATCACTTCATGCCCTTGCTCAAGCAACCAGAGCATATCTAAACTTTTCCCGCAAAGAGGGACAAAGACCCGACTTCCAGGAGCCAGGCCAAGACCAGGCCAAAATTTGCTGAGCAGTGGATTAAGTGCCAATTGATGGAAATCATTACG containing:
- a CDS encoding NAD(+)--dinitrogen-reductase ADP-D-ribosyltransferase, whose amino-acid sequence is MPNITQYGHSTNLIGLSPAYIASLAFNDQPESLHIAGTREAATGLFEKLSTQTTLLACGHLFQDYMCVVFGFETEQRLHNDSSGRRRYKSSYLTLIQDWGLDSNNAQGAVFKGWVESRFGLFPTYHKENIASFIGKTWASYIEEKMNCRYHNNCIYMQLDLLYEFCQWIIEHFQFPAEKYKTLYRGVNSLDEYVLINIDGTPHKTFRFNNISSFTDKHSIASEFGAYILEVEVPMVKLVFFNELLPRHALHGEAEYLVIGGDYRVKITR
- the draG gene encoding ADP-ribosyl-[dinitrogen reductase] hydrolase, coding for MTTEPYLNHALSAYLGFACGDALGATVEFMSPKRIQKHYGVHKDIIGGGWLGLEAGQVTDDTQMSLALGQALIEHQGWNIAAVADNFVAWLDSDPPDIGDTCQRGILRYRDQGELFGSIRVDDAGNGACMRNLPVALATLNSPYYFTEWSLQQNHITHNNPLSDAATLSLGRMVQHLVKGGNLSDCQQEAAKLIWQYPEFGYTPYPGRASAYIVHTLQTVLHYFFTTDNFEDCLIATVNQGDDADTTGALVGMLAGARYGLASIPQRWLERLNKNVSEQIHIQSKKLLQLSKTFEPGGPNS
- a CDS encoding thiopurine S-methyltransferase; protein product: MRISKTKEVINISHDNSLWLQFWRDQRNDFHQLALNPLLSKFWPGLGLAPGSRVFVPLCGKSLDMLWLLEQGHEVIGVELSPVAVRAFFLENHLKPVKQRVGKFTLWKHGKLSILCGDYFSLTPLELGVFDAVYDLAALTALPEDIRQRYIVQLRLIVPETAIIFLLTTEDAEENQTLSQALGVDEEINNLYSENFDIELVCVESVFESAPDLLQQTAKRVEYKVYQVSGRLKK